The segment TTTCGATGGATACAGACTGCGGAGTGACAATGGGTTCGATAATCCCGAAAGCACCTTTCTTGACAGAATCCGGTCCGGTATAAGGCAAGAGTAATAAATCATTGCCCTGCACTACCGGCAAGGCCAGACGTTTCTTCCGGTACCAGCGTTCGAGAAAAGCGGCCGTCTGTACTTCTCCCGGCAAAGCATGGTAACAAGCAACGGCATGAGCCTGCCGGAACAATTCAGTTTGTTCCAACAGGCTCATGAGCTGATCCGACCAGTCTTGTAACTGTTCGGGTGAATATAATTTCTTTTGCCGGGCTATTTCGTGCCGCAGCTGTTGTTTCTCTTCGTGC is part of the Parabacteroides sp. AD58 genome and harbors:
- a CDS encoding 5-formyltetrahydrofolate cyclo-ligase, whose translation is MHEEKQQLRHEIARQKKLYSPEQLQDWSDQLMSLLEQTELFRQAHAVACYHALPGEVQTAAFLERWYRKKRLALPVVQGNDLLLLPYTGPDSVKKGAFGIIEPIVTPQSVSIEKEIDLIIVPGVAFDRRLNRMGRGRGFYDRLLSTLSVPKIGIGYSFQLRDQIPVEDFDKKMDLVITEREIIG